A region from the Rheinheimera mangrovi genome encodes:
- a CDS encoding Ppx/GppA phosphatase family protein — translation MTHWTNADTTSDTQKAAYMAAVDLGSNSFHMVIARVVDGALQLLHREKQKVQLAEGLTEDLLLTEEAMLRGLAVLAQFADTLQPVPTESVRVIATYTLRRAKNSAMFLRRAQAVFPFPIEVISGQEEARFIYQGVAHFEHYQGRRLVMDIGGGSTEFAIGEGFQPLKLASRNMGCVSYAQFHFPTGRISAKKFERAILQAEQELEPIVSAYRETGWQQAVGTSGTIKTIRDIILGLGWHPACIEYEHLLQLKDLLVSQENSVQLDLPGLADDRKLLICSGLAILIAAFNMLGISQMYYVDAALREGVLYEMSDRLHHHDIREHTIQSLIKRYSIDTAQADRVRSTALELFAQLRTSWQLNDEMADLLSWAATVYEIGLHINSSSVQRHSSYILKNANLPGFNQEQQQLIATLVRSHRRKIKSEDLSQFYLYSASTVVSLLVLLRLAVLLNQKRRDDFLPLLQAKGQNQQLSLQLPKEWLEQQPLLVADLQQEQLHLKKIAFVLDCPYLVECSLQSPGFDPSSLDEE, via the coding sequence ATGACCCACTGGACCAACGCAGACACGACTAGCGATACACAAAAAGCCGCTTATATGGCAGCTGTTGATTTAGGCTCCAACAGCTTTCATATGGTGATAGCCCGTGTGGTTGATGGTGCTTTACAGCTACTGCACCGTGAAAAACAAAAGGTCCAGTTGGCCGAAGGTTTAACAGAAGATTTACTGCTCACCGAAGAAGCCATGTTACGTGGTCTGGCTGTACTTGCTCAGTTTGCTGACACCTTACAACCAGTACCAACTGAATCGGTGCGGGTGATTGCCACCTACACCTTAAGAAGGGCCAAAAACAGCGCTATGTTTTTACGCCGTGCCCAGGCTGTATTCCCTTTCCCTATTGAAGTGATTTCAGGACAGGAAGAAGCGCGTTTTATTTATCAGGGTGTGGCCCATTTTGAACATTATCAGGGCCGTCGTCTGGTGATGGATATTGGCGGAGGCAGCACCGAATTTGCCATAGGTGAAGGTTTTCAGCCGCTAAAACTGGCCAGTCGCAATATGGGCTGTGTCAGCTACGCCCAGTTTCATTTCCCCACTGGCCGAATCAGTGCCAAGAAGTTTGAACGGGCCATTTTACAAGCCGAACAGGAACTTGAACCTATAGTCTCAGCGTACCGCGAAACCGGCTGGCAACAAGCTGTTGGAACCTCGGGTACCATTAAAACCATCCGCGACATTATCCTTGGTTTAGGCTGGCATCCGGCTTGTATTGAATACGAACATCTGCTGCAGTTGAAGGACTTGCTGGTGTCGCAGGAGAACAGTGTTCAACTGGATTTACCAGGCCTGGCTGATGACCGCAAACTCCTGATTTGTTCCGGATTAGCTATTCTGATTGCGGCTTTTAATATGCTTGGCATTTCGCAAATGTATTATGTCGATGCAGCTTTGCGTGAAGGTGTGCTGTATGAAATGAGCGACCGTCTGCACCATCACGATATTCGCGAACATACCATTCAAAGTCTGATTAAAAGATACAGCATAGACACAGCTCAGGCTGACAGAGTGCGCAGCACAGCGCTGGAGCTTTTTGCTCAGTTGCGGACTAGCTGGCAACTGAATGATGAAATGGCCGATTTATTGAGCTGGGCTGCCACTGTGTATGAGATTGGCCTGCATATCAATTCCTCCAGCGTACAACGGCATTCGTCCTATATTTTGAAAAATGCCAATTTGCCTGGATTTAATCAGGAACAACAACAGCTCATCGCCACGCTGGTGCGCTCACACCGCCGCAAAATAAAAAGCGAAGATTTGTCGCAGTTTTATTTATACAGCGCAAGTACAGTAGTGTCTTTACTGGTACTGTTGCGTCTGGCAGTCCTGTTGAATCAGAAACGCCGCGATGACTTTTTGCCACTACTGCAAGCCAAAGGCCAGAATCAGCAATTGTCTTTGCAGCTGCCAAAAGAGTGGCTGGAACAACAACCCTTATTAGTTGCTGACCTCCAGCAAGAGCAATTGCATCTGAAAAAGATTGCCTTTGTGCTCGACTGCCCCTATTTAGTAGAGTGCAGTTTGCAAAGTCCGGGGTTTGATCCATCCAGTCTGGATGAGGAGTAA
- a CDS encoding AI-2E family transporter → MPQIFSNDAISRALLLVILCAGVFFFIGFLVPVLAALIICFASWPLYRHLLSYCRHNSALAASVAIIAILLGLVIPLAMVFSYAMEEIRAWIEWLKYANEHGAVVPDWLKALPGVGETLAAYWQTYLAEPHQLGQVVSLVSGEQISGISKWVLNFGWTTAGFMLTLLFMLITLFFLYKDGERLAWQLDTVGERILPDRWNRFSRVVPATVSSTVIGMTIIAIGEGVVLGVAYWIAGVPSPVAFGVLTGFMALIPGGAPLSFSLISIYLIGTGDLTAGVGLFLWGSIELFIVDKTIRPNLVGGPVKLPFLPTFFGLIGGVKTMGMVGLFVGPVLMALLVAIWREWLLAPQLSGEELKEPAPDKTGNQSPDHKKD, encoded by the coding sequence ATGCCACAGATTTTTAGTAACGATGCCATCAGCAGAGCTTTATTGCTGGTGATCCTCTGTGCCGGTGTATTCTTTTTTATCGGCTTTCTGGTACCGGTATTAGCAGCTCTGATTATCTGTTTTGCCAGTTGGCCTTTGTATCGCCACCTGCTTAGTTATTGCCGCCATAACTCCGCTTTAGCAGCCAGTGTGGCCATTATTGCTATTTTGCTAGGCTTGGTGATCCCGCTTGCCATGGTGTTCAGTTATGCAATGGAAGAAATACGCGCCTGGATTGAATGGCTAAAATACGCCAATGAACATGGCGCAGTTGTACCTGACTGGCTTAAAGCTTTGCCTGGTGTCGGTGAAACTTTAGCAGCCTATTGGCAAACTTATTTAGCCGAACCGCATCAGCTTGGGCAAGTAGTCAGTTTAGTCAGTGGCGAACAAATCAGTGGGATCTCCAAGTGGGTGCTGAATTTCGGCTGGACTACAGCAGGCTTTATGCTGACTTTGTTGTTTATGCTGATCACTTTGTTTTTTCTGTATAAAGATGGCGAACGTTTAGCCTGGCAACTGGATACTGTAGGTGAACGCATTTTACCCGATCGCTGGAACCGTTTTTCCCGCGTTGTGCCGGCCACCGTCAGCTCAACAGTTATAGGCATGACCATTATCGCTATAGGCGAAGGAGTTGTGTTAGGTGTTGCCTACTGGATTGCAGGCGTCCCTTCCCCTGTGGCTTTTGGCGTGTTAACTGGTTTTATGGCTCTTATTCCGGGCGGTGCACCTTTGTCATTTAGCCTGATTTCGATTTATCTGATTGGCACTGGCGATTTAACCGCTGGGGTTGGCTTGTTTTTATGGGGCAGCATTGAGCTTTTTATTGTCGATAAAACTATTAGGCCTAATCTGGTTGGCGGCCCGGTAAAACTACCCTTTTTACCGACCTTTTTTGGTTTAATAGGCGGTGTGAAAACCATGGGCATGGTGGGTTTATTTGTTGGCCCTGTGTTAATGGCGCTGCTGGTCGCTATCTGGAGAGAGTGGCTGTTAGCACCACAACTGTCTGGCGAAGAACTCAAGGAACCGGCCCCTGACAAGACAGGCAATCAAAGCCCGGACCATAAAAAAGATTGA
- a CDS encoding hemolysin family protein produces the protein MEIFILVGLIILNGLFAMSEIAIVTARKSRLTALAQSGSSSAKAALKLSEDPTQFLSTVQIGITSIGILNGIFGESILAEPLSLWLQSFGFAPEITSIVSTILVVIIVTYVSIVVGELVPKRVGQVSAERIACIVARPMALLAVATKPFVWMLSGSTHAIMKFLGFSHIIEDNVTHEDIQAMLQEGSSAGIIEHSEHAMVKNVFRLDERSISSLMVPRSDIVYLDVNKPIEDNLKLVMQAPHSRFPVCRNSIDDLVGIVSAKQLLAQSIAAKEIHIASLAKPCNYVPDSLSGMELLDHFKTSGTQMVFVVDEYGDLKGLVTLQDMMDALTGEIAQDDDEDDQMIVRRADGSFLIDGLIPIIDFKDALNIREIPDEVEGRFQTLNGMVMYQLGKIPQTADTIEVAGWKLEIVDMDGKRIDKVLASLLPQDQDESDPDHKTG, from the coding sequence ATGGAAATCTTTATTCTTGTGGGTCTGATCATTTTAAATGGTCTGTTTGCCATGTCAGAAATTGCAATAGTCACAGCGAGAAAGTCGAGATTAACTGCTTTGGCACAAAGCGGCAGCAGCTCAGCGAAAGCCGCATTAAAACTCTCTGAAGATCCAACACAGTTTTTATCCACTGTCCAGATAGGTATTACTTCTATAGGTATCCTGAACGGTATCTTTGGTGAGTCTATTTTGGCAGAACCTTTATCACTCTGGCTGCAAAGTTTTGGTTTTGCACCGGAAATCACCAGCATAGTCTCAACCATACTGGTGGTCATCATCGTCACTTATGTCTCTATTGTTGTCGGTGAACTGGTCCCCAAACGGGTGGGGCAAGTCAGCGCCGAGCGTATCGCCTGTATAGTTGCACGGCCTATGGCATTGCTTGCTGTAGCGACTAAACCTTTTGTCTGGATGTTGTCAGGTTCAACCCACGCCATTATGAAATTTTTGGGCTTTAGCCATATTATTGAAGACAATGTTACTCACGAAGATATACAAGCCATGCTGCAGGAAGGTTCATCTGCAGGCATCATTGAACATTCTGAACATGCCATGGTGAAAAACGTATTCCGTTTAGATGAACGGAGTATTTCTTCTTTGATGGTGCCACGTTCAGACATCGTCTATTTGGATGTTAACAAGCCGATTGAAGACAACCTGAAGCTAGTGATGCAGGCCCCCCACTCCCGTTTCCCGGTCTGTCGTAACAGCATTGACGATTTGGTAGGTATTGTTTCTGCCAAACAACTGCTGGCGCAGTCTATTGCGGCAAAAGAGATCCACATCGCCTCCCTTGCCAAGCCTTGTAATTATGTACCTGATAGCTTATCCGGTATGGAACTGCTGGATCACTTTAAAACCTCAGGCACCCAGATGGTGTTTGTGGTGGATGAATATGGCGATTTAAAAGGCCTGGTCACACTGCAGGATATGATGGATGCGCTGACTGGCGAAATTGCGCAAGATGATGACGAAGACGATCAGATGATAGTGCGAAGAGCAGATGGCAGTTTTTTAATCGACGGCCTGATCCCTATTATCGACTTTAAAGATGCACTGAATATCCGTGAAATACCAGATGAAGTCGAAGGCCGCTTTCAAACTCTGAACGGTATGGTGATGTATCAGCTGGGTAAAATACCGCAAACGGCTGACACTATAGAGGTTGCAGGCTGGAAACTGGAAATTGTTGATATGGACGGCAAACGTATTGATAAAGTGCTTGCCAGTCTGCTGCCACAAGACCAGGATGAATCAGATCCCGACCACAAGACAGGCTAA